A portion of the Alphaproteobacteria bacterium genome contains these proteins:
- a CDS encoding isovaleryl-CoA dehydrogenase, with protein MIPNQLPSLNFDLGEIADMLRDTVMSFTADEIAPLAGEIDSSNEFPMHLWRKMGDLGILGITVEEEYGGAGMGYLEHCVAMEEVSRGSASVGLSYGAHSNLCVNQIRRNGDAEQKQRYLPKLVSGEHVGALAMSEPGAGSDVVGMRTRADKIGDRWVLNGSKMWITNGPDADTMVIYAKTDPDAGPRGITAFLVEKGFKGFSTAQKLDKLGMRGSNTGELVFEDCEVPEENVLGEVNKGVHVLMSGLDYERTVLAAGPLGIMQACMDVVVPYLHERQQFGRPIGTFQLMQGKIADMYTTMNAAKAYVYAVARACDRGETTRKDAAGAILFAAEKATWMALEAIQSLGGNGYINDYPTGRLLRDAKLYEIGAGTSEVRRMLIGRELFEETA; from the coding sequence ATGATTCCCAACCAGTTGCCATCCCTGAACTTTGATCTCGGCGAAATCGCGGACATGCTTCGCGACACGGTGATGAGCTTTACCGCCGACGAGATCGCACCGCTCGCCGGGGAGATCGACTCGAGCAACGAGTTCCCGATGCATCTCTGGCGCAAAATGGGCGATCTCGGAATTCTCGGGATCACCGTGGAGGAAGAGTATGGCGGTGCCGGTATGGGCTATCTGGAGCATTGCGTGGCGATGGAAGAGGTCAGCCGCGGCTCGGCCTCGGTGGGTCTCAGTTACGGCGCACACTCCAACCTTTGCGTCAATCAGATCCGCCGAAACGGAGATGCCGAACAGAAACAGCGCTATCTTCCGAAGCTGGTATCGGGCGAGCACGTTGGTGCGCTGGCGATGAGCGAACCCGGCGCGGGTTCCGATGTCGTCGGGATGCGCACCCGCGCGGACAAGATCGGCGACCGATGGGTCCTGAACGGCAGCAAGATGTGGATCACGAACGGCCCGGATGCGGATACGATGGTCATTTATGCCAAGACCGACCCGGATGCGGGCCCCCGGGGAATAACCGCGTTCTTGGTCGAAAAGGGGTTCAAAGGATTTTCCACGGCGCAGAAACTCGACAAACTCGGCATGCGCGGATCGAACACCGGTGAGCTGGTTTTCGAGGATTGCGAGGTGCCGGAGGAAAACGTGCTCGGCGAGGTCAATAAGGGCGTTCACGTTCTGATGAGCGGTCTCGATTATGAGCGCACCGTCCTTGCCGCGGGACCGCTCGGCATCATGCAAGCCTGCATGGATGTGGTGGTCCCGTATCTCCACGAACGCCAGCAATTCGGCCGGCCCATCGGCACCTTTCAGCTTATGCAAGGAAAGATCGCCGATATGTACACGACGATGAATGCGGCGAAGGCTTACGTCTATGCCGTCGCGAGAGCCTGCGACCGTGGCGAGACAACCCGAAAGGATGCCGCCGGGGCGATCCTGTTCGCGGCGGAAAAGGCGACCTGGATGGCGCTCGAGGCCATCCAGAGCCTGGGCGGAAATGGCTATATCAACGATTATCCGACCGGCCGACTATTGCGCGATGCGAAGCTTTACGAAATCGGCGCCGGGACCAGCGAGGTCCGCCGCATGTTGATCGGCCGCGAATTGTTTGAGGAGACGGCGTAA
- a CDS encoding acyl-CoA dehydrogenase, producing the protein MLNEEQIMIRDMARSFATDKLLPNAADWDRESAFPRQAITEMGELGLLGMLVPEDWDGVGADHVSYALALEEVAAGDGACSTIMSVQNSVVAMAINGFGTLDQKERFLRPLARGEMLGAFCLTEPHAGSDAGAIRTRAKRVGNQYELSGTKQFITSGRNANIAIVFAVTDPEAGRKGISAFVVPTDTPGYEVARVESKLGQRASDTCQIVFDDCKLTPDLLLGDEGQGYRIALSNLEGGRIGIAAQSVGMARAAFEAARVYATERESFGKPIIEHQAVGFRLADMATRIEAARQLLLHAAALRDAGRPCLQEASMAKLFASEMAETVCSDAIQIHGGYGYLDDFPVERIYRDVRVCQIYEGTSDVQRLVISRALAAE; encoded by the coding sequence ATTCTAAATGAAGAACAAATAATGATCCGCGACATGGCGCGGAGCTTTGCGACTGACAAGCTCTTGCCCAACGCGGCTGATTGGGACCGTGAATCGGCCTTTCCCCGTCAGGCGATTACCGAAATGGGAGAGCTTGGGCTCCTTGGCATGTTGGTCCCCGAGGACTGGGACGGTGTTGGCGCCGACCACGTTTCGTATGCCTTGGCGTTGGAGGAAGTGGCGGCCGGCGACGGGGCCTGCTCGACAATCATGTCGGTGCAGAATTCCGTTGTCGCGATGGCGATCAATGGATTCGGCACTCTCGATCAGAAAGAGCGCTTCCTCCGGCCATTGGCGCGAGGCGAAATGCTCGGTGCTTTCTGTCTGACGGAGCCCCATGCCGGCTCCGACGCCGGGGCGATTCGTACTCGTGCAAAAAGGGTCGGCAATCAGTACGAGCTTTCCGGCACCAAGCAGTTCATTACTTCGGGCCGGAATGCCAATATTGCGATCGTGTTTGCCGTTACGGATCCGGAGGCTGGACGCAAGGGAATCAGCGCTTTTGTTGTCCCGACCGATACGCCCGGCTACGAAGTCGCCAGGGTCGAAAGCAAGCTCGGACAGCGCGCGTCCGATACCTGTCAGATCGTGTTCGACGATTGTAAATTAACGCCTGATCTCTTGCTTGGCGATGAGGGCCAAGGCTACCGCATCGCGCTCAGCAACCTCGAAGGTGGGCGTATCGGGATCGCGGCTCAGTCGGTCGGGATGGCGAGGGCGGCTTTCGAGGCGGCGCGGGTTTACGCGACCGAGCGGGAGAGCTTCGGAAAGCCGATCATCGAGCACCAGGCCGTTGGGTTCCGTCTCGCCGACATGGCGACCCGAATCGAGGCGGCTCGGCAACTGTTGTTGCACGCGGCCGCCCTTCGCGATGCCGGCCGGCCCTGTTTGCAAGAGGCATCGATGGCCAAGCTGTTTGCCTCGGAGATGGCGGAAACCGTCTGTTCCGACGCGATCCAGATCCATGGCGGCTACGGCTACCTGGACGACTTTCCGGTCGAACGCATCTACCGGGATGTTCGCGTGTGCCAGATCTATGAGGGCACCAGCGACGTACAGCGACTGGTCATCAGCCGCGCATTGGCGGCGGAATAG
- a CDS encoding methylcrotonoyl-CoA carboxylase produces MTRIVSTLDTRSDIYQHNTEAMGRLVTDLGHQVARIKTGGGERAREKHLSRGKLLPRDRVRTLLDVGSPFLEFSQLAAHGMYDDEVPAAGVITGIGRIAGCECVVVCNDATVKGGTYYPMTVKKHLRAQEVAQENRLPCIYLVDSGGANLPNQDDVFPDRTHFGRIFYNQANMSAMRVPQVAVVMGSCTAGGAYVPAMSDESIIVRQQGTIFLGGPPLVKAATGEIVTAEELGGADVHSRASGVTDHYALNDTHALSIARGIVGNLNKRKDVPLKLREPRPPLYDPKEIYGVVPDDVRQPYDVREVIARVVDGSELDEFKQTYGTTLVCGFAHIWGYPVGIIANNGILFSESALKAAHFIELCSQRDIPLIFLQSISGFMVGKKYESGGIAKDGAKMVTAVATARVPKFTIIIGGSFGAGNYGMCGRAYSPRFLWMWPNARISVMGGEQAASVLATVKRDNLEARGDTWSAEDEAVFKQPILDQYEHQGHPYYASARIWDDGIIDPADTRMVLALGLSAAYNAPVQEPKFGVFRM; encoded by the coding sequence ATGACGCGAATCGTTTCGACACTGGACACGCGGTCCGACATTTACCAGCACAATACCGAGGCGATGGGTCGGCTGGTCACGGATCTCGGTCATCAAGTTGCCAGAATAAAGACGGGCGGTGGCGAAAGAGCGCGTGAGAAACACTTGTCGCGCGGTAAGCTGTTACCGCGGGATCGGGTGCGGACGTTGCTCGATGTCGGATCACCGTTTCTCGAATTCTCCCAACTTGCCGCCCATGGCATGTACGACGACGAGGTGCCGGCTGCTGGTGTGATTACTGGTATTGGCCGCATCGCGGGATGCGAGTGTGTCGTCGTCTGCAATGATGCCACTGTGAAGGGCGGCACCTACTATCCGATGACTGTGAAAAAGCATCTCCGCGCCCAGGAGGTCGCGCAGGAGAACCGACTACCCTGCATCTACCTTGTCGATTCCGGTGGGGCGAACCTTCCCAATCAGGATGATGTTTTTCCGGATCGCACTCATTTCGGCCGCATTTTTTACAACCAAGCCAACATGTCTGCGATGCGCGTACCCCAGGTCGCGGTGGTCATGGGCTCCTGCACCGCCGGCGGCGCCTATGTTCCGGCGATGAGTGATGAATCGATCATCGTGCGCCAGCAGGGAACGATTTTTCTCGGCGGCCCGCCGTTGGTCAAGGCGGCGACCGGAGAAATCGTCACCGCCGAGGAACTTGGCGGCGCGGATGTCCATTCGCGGGCGTCCGGTGTCACCGATCACTATGCCCTCAACGACACCCACGCCTTGTCGATTGCGCGGGGAATTGTCGGGAACCTGAACAAACGAAAAGATGTACCGCTCAAACTACGCGAACCGCGTCCGCCGCTTTACGATCCGAAGGAGATTTACGGCGTCGTCCCCGATGATGTCCGCCAACCCTACGATGTTCGGGAAGTGATCGCACGCGTCGTCGACGGCAGCGAGCTTGACGAGTTCAAGCAAACCTATGGTACCACGCTTGTTTGCGGGTTCGCCCATATCTGGGGCTATCCCGTTGGCATTATTGCCAACAACGGTATCCTGTTCTCGGAATCGGCGCTGAAGGCCGCGCACTTTATCGAGTTGTGCAGCCAGCGGGACATTCCGCTGATCTTCCTGCAGAGTATCTCCGGATTCATGGTCGGCAAGAAGTACGAATCGGGCGGTATCGCGAAGGACGGGGCCAAGATGGTCACAGCGGTCGCGACTGCCCGGGTGCCGAAATTCACAATCATCATCGGCGGAAGTTTCGGCGCCGGAAACTATGGCATGTGCGGTCGCGCCTATTCGCCACGATTTCTTTGGATGTGGCCGAACGCCCGCATATCGGTCATGGGCGGAGAGCAGGCGGCGAGTGTCTTGGCCACGGTCAAGCGGGACAACCTCGAAGCTCGCGGAGACACCTGGTCAGCCGAGGACGAAGCCGTGTTCAAACAGCCAATTCTGGATCAGTACGAGCACCAGGGGCACCCATATTATGCGAGCGCGCGAATTTGGGATGACGGCATCATCGATCCGGCCGACACGCGGATGGTCCTCGCCCTCGGCCTCTCGGCGGCGTACAACGCACCGGTCCAGGAACCGAAATTCGGCGTCTTCAGGATGTAG
- a CDS encoding SDR family oxidoreductase: protein MSTVLITGAGRGLGLEFARQYAGAGWNVIATCRDDAGEAALRAIRGNIEIFDLDVARADAVAALQAAMADRAIDVLINNAGVLHAGDGGLGTVDEEMWDSVVSINAYAPFNIVGALWPNVAKSTTRNIVAISSDMASMAMNDSGGMAAYRASKAALNSLMRTVSVELAPHGITTVMIHPGWVRTDMGGAGGDLEVHESVTEMRAVIASLTPHMNGRFFRYDGRELEW, encoded by the coding sequence ATGTCCACCGTCTTGATCACCGGCGCGGGACGTGGCTTGGGCCTGGAGTTCGCGCGCCAATATGCCGGTGCGGGATGGAATGTCATCGCGACTTGTCGTGATGACGCCGGCGAAGCCGCTCTGCGTGCTATCCGAGGGAATATCGAGATATTCGACCTCGACGTCGCGCGCGCCGATGCGGTCGCCGCCTTGCAGGCGGCGATGGCCGATCGCGCCATCGATGTCCTGATCAACAACGCCGGCGTCCTGCATGCCGGCGATGGCGGATTGGGTACTGTCGACGAGGAGATGTGGGATAGTGTGGTGTCAATTAACGCCTACGCGCCTTTCAATATTGTCGGAGCGCTGTGGCCGAACGTGGCAAAGAGCACGACCCGCAATATCGTTGCGATCAGCAGTGATATGGCAAGCATGGCAATGAACGATTCCGGTGGAATGGCGGCATATCGGGCAAGCAAGGCCGCCCTTAATTCGTTGATGCGGACTGTATCCGTTGAATTGGCGCCGCACGGCATCACGACCGTGATGATCCACCCGGGATGGGTGCGGACCGACATGGGCGGGGCGGGAGGCGACTTGGAGGTGCACGAGAGCGTGACCGAGATGCGTGCCGTGATCGCTAGCCTGACGCCGCATATGAATGGGCGCTTCTTTAGGTATGATGGGCGCGAATTGGAGTGGTAG
- a CDS encoding cupin domain-containing protein, translating to MVAVDTLALEGRRGTGYPAPFDAIVGERLKRVLGDPFGLTQFGVNLVHLPPGAGSSQRHWHSNEDEFVYILEGELILATDAGETKLTAGMAAGFPAGHPDAHHLINKSESMAIYIEIGTRAAKDACEYPGIDLQYRHTGGRGVFAHKDGTPYEK from the coding sequence ATTGTCGCGGTCGACACGCTCGCTCTCGAGGGACGGCGCGGAACCGGATATCCTGCACCCTTCGATGCGATCGTAGGGGAGCGGCTAAAACGTGTGCTTGGCGACCCGTTCGGCCTGACCCAGTTCGGTGTCAATCTGGTTCATTTGCCGCCGGGCGCGGGCTCGTCGCAGCGGCACTGGCATAGCAACGAGGATGAGTTTGTCTACATTTTGGAGGGCGAGCTCATCTTGGCCACCGACGCCGGTGAAACCAAGCTGACCGCCGGCATGGCGGCAGGCTTTCCAGCCGGCCACCCGGACGCCCATCATCTCATCAACAAATCGGAGTCGATGGCGATCTATATCGAAATCGGAACGCGCGCCGCCAAGGATGCCTGCGAATATCCGGGCATCGACCTGCAGTATCGCCATACCGGCGGCCGAGGAGTTTTCGCCCACAAGGACGGGACCCCCTATGAGAAATAG
- a CDS encoding DUF3291 domain-containing protein, with the protein MTDFHLAQFNIARAMAPMDDPVMAEFVAKLNKINALADQAPGFVWRLQDDSGNATTIQAFDDPRLLINMSVWTSVDALFDYVYKSGHAAVMARRKEWFERFGDRHMVLWWVPAGHIPNLGEAKKKLGSLQTLGPTVHAFTFKQRFTAPAGKSGEAA; encoded by the coding sequence ATGACGGATTTTCACCTTGCCCAGTTCAATATCGCTCGCGCGATGGCGCCAATGGACGATCCGGTGATGGCCGAATTTGTCGCCAAGTTGAATAAAATCAACGCGCTGGCCGATCAAGCACCAGGGTTCGTTTGGCGCCTCCAGGACGACAGCGGCAACGCAACGACAATACAGGCCTTCGACGACCCGAGGCTGTTGATCAACATGTCGGTTTGGACCTCAGTCGATGCCCTTTTCGATTATGTCTACAAGTCGGGTCACGCCGCCGTCATGGCGCGCCGCAAGGAATGGTTCGAACGCTTCGGTGACCGCCACATGGTGTTGTGGTGGGTGCCGGCGGGGCATATTCCGAACCTCGGGGAAGCCAAAAAAAAGCTGGGATCATTGCAAACCCTAGGTCCGACCGTTCATGCTTTTACCTTCAAGCAGCGGTTCACCGCGCCGGCCGGAAAATCAGGAGAGGCGGCTTAA
- a CDS encoding enoyl-CoA hydratase/isomerase family protein (Catalyzes the reversible hydration of unsaturated fatty acyl-CoA to beta-hydroxyacyl-CoA), whose product MKELGYLSKLDDRGIARICLNRPDVHNAFDDALIAGLTGELERVGADAAVRMVVIAAMGKSFCAGADLNWMKRMSGYGRAENEADAVALAGLMRTLNDVPKPVIALVQGAALGGGVGVVACCDIAIASTQAVFGLSEVRLGLIPAVISPYVVRAIGARAARRYFLTAERFDAAEAARLGLVHMVVAPEDLEDAGVKTAEVILTGGPHAQAVSKDIIASVQSGPIDDAMTNLTARRIADVRASDEGKEGIAAFLEKRKPSWRRDP is encoded by the coding sequence ATGAAAGAATTGGGGTACCTCTCCAAATTGGACGATCGGGGTATTGCGAGGATTTGCCTCAATCGTCCCGATGTGCATAACGCATTTGACGACGCACTAATCGCCGGCCTCACCGGGGAATTGGAGAGAGTTGGTGCGGACGCGGCCGTCCGCATGGTCGTGATCGCGGCGATGGGCAAGAGCTTTTGCGCCGGCGCCGATCTCAATTGGATGAAGCGCATGTCGGGCTATGGTCGAGCCGAAAACGAGGCCGACGCCGTTGCATTGGCTGGTTTGATGCGAACGCTGAACGACGTGCCGAAACCAGTCATCGCGTTGGTGCAAGGCGCCGCGCTCGGCGGCGGCGTTGGCGTCGTCGCTTGCTGCGATATCGCGATCGCCTCCACGCAGGCCGTCTTTGGTCTTTCGGAGGTGCGGCTCGGCCTCATTCCGGCGGTGATCAGTCCCTACGTCGTCCGCGCCATCGGCGCTCGCGCGGCGCGGCGATATTTCCTTACCGCCGAGCGCTTCGACGCCGCCGAGGCGGCACGTCTCGGGCTGGTTCACATGGTCGTTGCCCCAGAGGACCTGGAAGACGCGGGAGTTAAGACTGCTGAGGTCATACTCACCGGTGGCCCGCACGCGCAAGCGGTCTCGAAGGACATTATTGCCAGCGTTCAGTCCGGGCCCATCGACGACGCGATGACGAATTTGACTGCGCGGCGGATCGCCGATGTCAGGGCATCGGACGAGGGCAAGGAAGGGATCGCGGCATTCCTCGAAAAACGAAAACCGTCATGGCGGCGAGACCCTTGA
- a CDS encoding acetyl-CoA C-acyltransferase: MSDADPIVITGAARTPMGGLQGSLKDVSAPELGAVAVRGALVGSGAKPEDVEEVLMGCVLPAGQGQAPARQAAHGAGIPWQAGCTTVNKMCGSAMKATMLAHDLIAAGSNEIMVAGGMESMTNAPYILDRARGGYRLGHGKIADHMFLDGLEDAYDKGRLMGTFAEDTAQHYQFTRESQDEFAITSLTRAKEAIVDGTFAAEVVPVTVKSRKGDEIVETDEQPLAADLNKIPRLKPAFRENGTVTPANSSSISDGAAALILMRMSEADKRGINPLAVIKGHATYANEPAWFTTAPIFAMRQLLERVDWSADDIDLFEINEAFAVVTMAAMRDLDLDHAKVNIHGGACALGHPIGASGARIVVSLLNALQKYDLKRGVASLCIGGGEATAIAVERVS, translated from the coding sequence ATGAGTGACGCCGATCCGATCGTAATTACTGGTGCAGCGCGGACGCCAATGGGCGGGTTGCAAGGTTCGTTGAAGGACGTGTCCGCGCCGGAGCTCGGCGCCGTTGCCGTCCGCGGCGCCTTGGTCGGCTCCGGGGCCAAACCGGAGGATGTCGAAGAGGTCCTTATGGGCTGCGTCCTGCCTGCCGGGCAGGGGCAGGCGCCCGCGCGCCAAGCGGCGCACGGTGCGGGTATTCCGTGGCAGGCCGGATGCACGACAGTCAACAAGATGTGCGGCTCGGCAATGAAGGCGACGATGCTGGCCCACGATCTGATCGCGGCGGGAAGCAATGAGATCATGGTTGCCGGCGGGATGGAGAGCATGACCAACGCGCCGTACATTCTTGATCGCGCGCGCGGAGGTTACCGGCTCGGCCATGGCAAGATCGCCGACCATATGTTCCTCGATGGGCTCGAGGACGCCTACGATAAAGGGCGTCTCATGGGCACATTCGCGGAAGATACGGCGCAACATTATCAGTTTACCCGCGAGTCTCAGGACGAATTCGCCATCACCTCGCTGACGCGGGCGAAAGAGGCGATTGTAGATGGGACATTTGCCGCTGAGGTGGTGCCGGTAACGGTCAAATCACGCAAGGGCGACGAAATCGTCGAAACCGACGAACAGCCGCTCGCGGCCGACCTCAATAAGATTCCGCGCCTTAAGCCGGCATTTCGCGAGAACGGGACGGTTACGCCGGCCAATTCGAGCTCGATATCCGATGGCGCGGCAGCATTGATCTTGATGCGCATGTCCGAAGCCGACAAGCGTGGGATCAACCCGCTTGCGGTGATCAAGGGCCACGCGACCTACGCCAACGAGCCGGCATGGTTCACCACGGCGCCGATCTTCGCCATGCGTCAACTGCTCGAAAGGGTCGATTGGTCGGCCGATGACATCGATTTATTCGAGATCAATGAGGCCTTTGCGGTGGTGACAATGGCCGCGATGCGGGATCTCGACCTCGACCACGCCAAGGTCAATATCCACGGCGGTGCCTGTGCCCTTGGTCATCCGATCGGAGCGTCGGGCGCCCGGATCGTGGTGTCGCTCCTCAACGCTCTTCAAAAGTACGACCTCAAGCGCGGCGTGGCCTCGCTCTGTATCGGTGGCGGTGAGGCGACCGCGATCGCCGTTGAGCGCGTGAGCTAG
- a CDS encoding PaaI family thioesterase, giving the protein MSKTTTFQTRNPDFAERVRDSFGRQGFMGFLGAEMTRVEPGFVEIRLEFRDQLGQQHGFFHGGVTGTLADNAAGYAAFTLFDADSSPLTVEYKLSLLAPARGTSMIARGQVIKPGSRLSVVRSDVFALGDGNETQCGAALVTIMRMAGMSDQRVA; this is encoded by the coding sequence ATGAGCAAAACCACTACATTTCAAACGCGTAACCCGGACTTTGCGGAACGGGTCCGCGACAGTTTTGGCCGCCAGGGCTTCATGGGCTTTTTGGGAGCCGAGATGACTCGGGTAGAGCCTGGATTCGTTGAAATCCGACTGGAATTCCGCGATCAGTTGGGGCAGCAGCACGGTTTTTTCCACGGTGGAGTGACTGGAACGCTTGCCGACAATGCGGCGGGCTATGCGGCATTTACATTATTTGACGCCGACTCGAGTCCATTGACCGTGGAGTACAAACTGAGCCTGTTGGCGCCGGCCCGGGGCACGAGCATGATCGCTCGCGGCCAGGTGATCAAACCGGGCTCCCGGTTGAGCGTTGTCCGTTCCGATGTTTTTGCGCTCGGCGACGGGAATGAGACGCAGTGCGGAGCCGCCCTGGTCACGATCATGCGCATGGCCGGTATGTCGGACCAGCGCGTCGCCTGA
- a CDS encoding MFS transporter, producing the protein MRSLRAAPSAFKRNIPLLVVCWSLATSVSMTMVTISALTGSMLAEDKSFATLPIMLQWMGTAGATLPVSFFMQRYGRRAGFLLGAALIVIGAALAVNAVYQQSFVLFCLSTPFVGAGIGCNWYYRFAAADVADDDYRSRAISFVLAGGILAAFIAPNVAMWSRDLLAPVVFAGTFVSVAVFSILIMLIVAFIDIPPPPREDLHGGRPFVAIARQPAYRVALLGGIVSYSVMVLMMSVSPLAMMGHGLGFEDVAFVIQWHVLGMYLPSFFTGSLIHRLGTLRVMQVGAMLIVVCILLAISGLTLTHFWVSMFLLGVGWNFLFVGSTTLLTETYTNAERAKAQGVNDLMIFAVTGTATFLSGSLLHQISWTAVGLLALPAVVLVLVSIFWLAAYRRRVAA; encoded by the coding sequence GTGCGTAGCCTGCGGGCCGCCCCAAGCGCTTTCAAGCGTAATATTCCCCTGTTGGTGGTCTGCTGGTCCCTGGCGACCAGCGTATCGATGACGATGGTGACAATCTCGGCGCTGACCGGCAGCATGCTTGCCGAGGACAAGAGCTTCGCCACCTTGCCGATCATGCTGCAATGGATGGGTACCGCCGGTGCGACGCTGCCGGTGTCGTTCTTCATGCAGCGGTATGGCCGCCGCGCAGGTTTCCTTCTCGGCGCAGCACTGATCGTCATTGGTGCGGCGCTGGCCGTCAACGCAGTCTATCAACAGAGCTTCGTTCTTTTCTGCCTGAGCACGCCGTTTGTCGGCGCTGGTATTGGGTGCAATTGGTACTATCGGTTCGCGGCGGCCGACGTCGCCGATGACGACTATCGCAGCCGCGCGATCTCTTTTGTACTGGCCGGCGGAATTCTTGCCGCTTTTATCGCACCGAACGTGGCCATGTGGTCGCGGGACCTTTTGGCTCCCGTGGTGTTCGCCGGGACCTTCGTCTCGGTCGCCGTGTTTTCCATACTGATCATGCTGATCGTGGCGTTCATCGATATACCGCCGCCGCCGCGCGAGGATTTGCATGGCGGTCGACCTTTCGTCGCGATCGCTCGTCAACCGGCTTATCGCGTTGCCCTGCTTGGTGGCATCGTCTCCTACAGCGTCATGGTGTTGATGATGTCGGTGTCGCCGTTGGCCATGATGGGGCACGGACTGGGCTTCGAAGACGTTGCGTTCGTCATTCAATGGCACGTGTTGGGCATGTATTTGCCGTCGTTTTTCACCGGATCGCTTATTCATCGCCTTGGAACCCTAAGGGTCATGCAGGTCGGCGCGATGTTGATCGTGGTTTGCATTCTATTGGCGATCAGTGGCCTCACCCTGACCCATTTTTGGGTCTCGATGTTCCTGCTCGGTGTCGGTTGGAACTTTCTGTTTGTCGGCTCGACCACATTGCTGACCGAAACCTACACGAACGCGGAACGCGCCAAAGCGCAGGGTGTGAACGACCTTATGATATTCGCCGTGACGGGGACTGCGACGTTCCTGTCCGGGAGTCTGCTGCATCAGATAAGTTGGACGGCGGTCGGATTGTTGGCGCTGCCTGCGGTCGTGCTGGTGCTTGTTTCGATTTTTTGGCTGGCGGCCTATCGCCGCCGCGTCGCGGCTTGA
- a CDS encoding MerR family DNA-binding transcriptional regulator, producing the protein MTETFSITDLAKEFDITTRTIRFYEDEGLLAPERRGQARVYKARDRVRLKLILRGKRLGFSLKEIAEIIDLYDSEPGEVGQLRHFLEKIAERRAVLMRQREDIDVILTELDAVEAQCMARLVTKGGAT; encoded by the coding sequence ATGACAGAGACCTTCTCCATCACCGATCTGGCCAAAGAGTTCGATATTACGACTCGGACGATTCGATTCTACGAGGACGAGGGTTTGTTGGCCCCCGAACGGCGGGGCCAGGCCCGGGTTTACAAGGCGCGTGACCGCGTCCGATTGAAGCTTATTCTGCGCGGCAAGCGCCTCGGGTTCTCGCTGAAAGAGATCGCCGAGATCATCGATTTGTACGATTCCGAGCCGGGGGAGGTCGGTCAGCTTCGCCACTTCCTGGAAAAGATTGCCGAGCGACGCGCAGTGTTGATGCGGCAGCGCGAGGATATCGATGTGATCTTGACCGAACTCGACGCCGTGGAGGCGCAATGTATGGCGCGCCTCGTGACCAAGGGCGGCGCGACTTAG